One Faecalicatena sp. Marseille-Q4148 DNA window includes the following coding sequences:
- a CDS encoding ABC transporter permease: MNFDAETWRMIGIGMLQTIYMTGIASLLSYVIGLPLGVILVVTEKDGIRPMPTLNRILGFVINILRSVPFIILLILVMPVTKVLVGTKIGPTAMIPPLVFSAAPYIARMIESSLKEVDYGVIEAAKSMGASTWQIIYKVLVPEAVPSILVGAAISVTTIIGYTAMAGFVGGEGLGDIAIRYGVYRYEFPIMIVTTVLLVVIVQIVQAGGISLSKKSDKRIR; encoded by the coding sequence ATGAATTTTGATGCAGAAACATGGCGTATGATCGGAATTGGTATGCTGCAGACAATTTATATGACAGGAATCGCATCACTTCTTTCGTATGTGATCGGACTTCCGCTTGGAGTGATCCTTGTCGTAACAGAAAAAGACGGGATTCGGCCGATGCCGACGTTGAATCGTATTTTAGGATTTGTAATTAATATATTAAGATCGGTTCCGTTTATTATTTTGCTGATTTTAGTGATGCCGGTAACGAAGGTACTTGTAGGAACAAAGATTGGCCCGACAGCCATGATTCCGCCGCTTGTATTTTCCGCAGCGCCTTATATTGCGAGAATGATTGAATCTTCTTTGAAGGAAGTTGATTATGGAGTAATCGAAGCAGCCAAATCAATGGGAGCAAGTACATGGCAGATTATTTATAAAGTACTTGTTCCGGAGGCGGTTCCGTCTATTCTTGTAGGAGCAGCGATTTCAGTCACAACAATTATTGGCTATACAGCAATGGCAGGATTTGTCGGAGGCGAAGGACTTGGAGATATTGCAATCCGTTATGGAGTGTACCGCTATGAATTCCCAATTATGATCGTAACAACAGTATTGCTTGTTGTAATCGTTCAGATTGTGCAGGCGGGAGGAATCAGTCTGTCGAAGAAGAGCGATAAGCGTATTCGTTAG
- a CDS encoding ATP-binding cassette domain-containing protein — protein MSDKKTIIELKHLGKEFQGAKSNVRALRDINLEIQEGEIFGIIGLSGAGKSTLVRCMNYLEEPTEGAVIFDGKELGKLSDKELREARRSIGMIFQQFNLLSQRNILRNISFPLEIAGVPKKDALKRAKELLEVVGLGDKAKAFPAQLSGGQKQRVAIARALAANPKVLLCDEATSALDPNTTKSILDLLREINQKFGITIIIITHEMKVVESVCHRVAIIDQSQIAECGLVEEVFSNPKSQIGRHFILGDSLKEISFDTKSFYRIIFDGLEATEPVIGKMALACGFPVNIAYASTKRIGDKAFGQMVIQVPANVEDRQKVIRFLETEKIPYEEVEGNEF, from the coding sequence ATGAGTGATAAGAAAACAATCATTGAATTGAAGCATCTTGGAAAAGAATTTCAGGGAGCAAAATCAAATGTGCGTGCCCTTCGTGATATTAATCTTGAGATTCAGGAAGGGGAAATTTTTGGAATCATCGGATTGAGTGGAGCCGGAAAAAGTACTCTTGTAAGATGCATGAATTATCTGGAAGAACCGACAGAAGGAGCAGTGATCTTTGACGGAAAAGAACTGGGGAAATTATCTGACAAGGAGCTCAGAGAAGCAAGAAGATCCATAGGAATGATTTTCCAGCAGTTTAATCTTCTGTCACAGCGGAATATTTTACGAAATATCAGTTTCCCGCTTGAGATTGCGGGAGTGCCAAAAAAGGATGCGCTGAAAAGAGCAAAAGAACTTTTAGAGGTGGTAGGACTTGGAGATAAAGCAAAAGCATTTCCGGCTCAATTGTCCGGAGGACAGAAACAACGAGTAGCAATCGCAAGAGCACTCGCTGCAAATCCAAAAGTGCTTCTCTGTGATGAGGCTACAAGTGCTTTGGACCCGAATACAACAAAGTCCATTTTAGATCTGTTAAGAGAGATTAATCAGAAGTTTGGCATTACAATTATTATTATTACCCACGAGATGAAAGTGGTAGAATCTGTTTGCCATCGGGTAGCGATTATTGATCAGAGTCAGATTGCAGAGTGCGGACTTGTAGAAGAAGTATTCTCCAATCCGAAGTCACAGATCGGACGTCATTTTATTCTCGGAGATTCACTCAAAGAGATTTCTTTTGATACAAAGTCTTTTTATCGTATTATTTTTGACGGGTTGGAAGCTACAGAGCCGGTAATTGGCAAAATGGCTCTGGCATGCGGATTCCCGGTAAATATTGCATATGCGTCTACAAAGCGAATTGGGGATAAGGCATTCGGGCAGATGGTCATTCAGGTGCCGGCGAATGTTGAAGACAGACAAAAGGTTATAAGATTTCTTGAGACAGAGAAGATACCATATGAGGAGGTAGAGGGAAATGAATTTTGA
- a CDS encoding LysR family transcriptional regulator, producing MTLQQLKYIVEVANCGSFNDAAKNLFITQPSLSGTVRTLEEEIGFDIFRRNNRGIEVTVEGREFLGYARQVLEQTELMEQKYLHKKQKKQLLSVSTQHYMFAVNAFVELIHTYGREEYEFALRETKTYEIMEDVQNFKSEIGILYLNSFNEKILTKFMKEKHLVFHELFRTRPYVFLGRNNPLAQKELLTVEDLEELPYLRFDQGEYNSFYFSEEILSTVSHKKSIVVNDRATLFNLLIGLNGYTISTGFISQFEDQIISRPLMEDDEIKVGYVVRKSHVVSELGQMYLDALRSVLKTDIS from the coding sequence ATGACATTACAGCAATTAAAATATATTGTGGAAGTTGCAAATTGCGGCTCCTTTAATGATGCTGCGAAAAATCTGTTTATTACACAGCCGAGTCTGTCCGGAACTGTTCGCACTCTGGAAGAAGAGATTGGTTTTGATATTTTTCGGAGAAATAACCGGGGAATTGAAGTTACCGTGGAAGGGCGGGAATTTCTTGGCTATGCACGCCAGGTTCTGGAGCAGACAGAGTTAATGGAGCAGAAATATCTTCATAAGAAACAGAAAAAGCAGCTTCTGTCAGTTTCTACACAGCACTATATGTTTGCAGTAAATGCATTTGTGGAACTGATCCACACATATGGGCGGGAAGAATATGAATTTGCTCTGAGAGAGACAAAGACGTATGAAATTATGGAAGATGTGCAAAATTTTAAAAGTGAAATCGGAATCTTGTATTTGAATAGCTTTAATGAAAAAATCCTGACAAAATTTATGAAAGAAAAGCATCTTGTTTTTCATGAGTTGTTCCGTACAAGACCGTATGTATTTCTTGGAAGAAATAATCCGCTTGCTCAGAAAGAACTGCTGACGGTAGAAGATCTGGAAGAATTACCGTATTTGAGATTTGATCAGGGAGAGTACAATTCGTTTTATTTTTCGGAAGAGATTTTAAGCACTGTGTCCCATAAGAAAAGTATTGTTGTCAACGACCGGGCAACGCTGTTTAATCTGCTGATTGGTTTAAACGGTTATACCATTTCTACCGGATTTATCAGTCAGTTTGAAGACCAGATCATTTCAAGGCCATTAATGGAAGATGACGAGATCAAAGTTGGCTATGTTGTGCGAAAAAGCCATGTGGTCAGTGAACTCGGTCAGATGTATTTAGATGCACTTCGCAGTGTTTTAAAAACTGATATTAGTTAA
- the gdhA gene encoding NADP-specific glutamate dehydrogenase, which yields MSYVDEVMKLVIEKNPAQPEFHQAVQEVLESLRIVIEANEENYRKEALLERLVEPERQIMFRVPWVDDAGQVHVNTGYRVQFNSAIGPYKGGIRLHPSVNLGIIKFLGFEQVFKNSLTGLPIGGGKGGSDFDPKGKSDREIMAFCQSFMTELYRHIGADTDVPAGDVGTGAREIGYMYGQYKRIRGVYEGVLTGKGLSYGGSLARKEATGYGLLYLTEEMLKLNGMSLEGKTVAVSGSGNVAIYAIEKAQQLGAKVVTASDSTGWVYDPEGMDLAALKEIKEVKRGRIAEYQNYRPNSEYHEGRGVWSVKVDIALPCAIQNELFLEDAKMLAANGCIAVAEGANMPTTLEATEYLQEHGVLFAPGKAANAGGVATSALEMSQNSERLSWTFEEVDEKLHQIMVDICHRMADAAERYGVKGNYVVGANIAGFEKVADAMNAQGIC from the coding sequence ATGTCATATGTAGATGAAGTCATGAAACTTGTGATAGAAAAGAATCCGGCACAGCCGGAATTTCATCAGGCAGTGCAGGAAGTGCTGGAATCGCTGCGGATAGTAATTGAGGCCAATGAAGAGAATTATCGAAAAGAAGCTCTATTAGAACGGCTTGTGGAGCCGGAACGGCAGATCATGTTCCGGGTACCGTGGGTGGATGACGCAGGTCAGGTGCATGTAAACACAGGATACCGCGTGCAGTTTAACAGCGCGATTGGACCGTATAAGGGAGGAATTCGTCTTCATCCGTCTGTGAATCTTGGAATTATTAAATTTCTTGGGTTTGAGCAGGTTTTTAAAAACTCTCTGACAGGTCTGCCGATTGGCGGAGGAAAAGGCGGATCAGATTTTGATCCAAAGGGGAAATCAGACAGAGAAATTATGGCTTTCTGCCAGAGTTTTATGACAGAACTCTACAGACATATCGGGGCAGATACAGATGTGCCGGCTGGCGATGTTGGAACAGGCGCAAGAGAAATCGGATATATGTATGGACAGTATAAGAGAATCCGGGGAGTTTATGAAGGAGTTCTAACCGGAAAGGGATTAAGCTACGGAGGCTCTCTGGCACGGAAGGAAGCGACCGGATATGGACTTTTGTATTTGACAGAAGAGATGCTTAAATTGAACGGAATGTCACTGGAAGGGAAGACAGTTGCTGTATCCGGTTCCGGAAATGTGGCTATTTATGCGATTGAAAAAGCACAGCAGCTCGGTGCAAAAGTAGTAACGGCAAGTGATTCTACTGGCTGGGTGTATGATCCGGAAGGAATGGATCTGGCAGCACTGAAGGAGATTAAGGAAGTGAAGCGCGGCCGTATAGCGGAATATCAGAACTACCGGCCGAATTCCGAATACCATGAGGGAAGAGGCGTATGGAGTGTGAAAGTAGATATTGCACTTCCGTGTGCGATTCAGAATGAGCTTTTCCTGGAAGATGCGAAGATGCTTGCAGCGAATGGATGCATTGCAGTTGCAGAAGGAGCAAATATGCCGACAACACTGGAAGCAACCGAGTACCTTCAAGAGCATGGAGTATTATTTGCACCGGGGAAGGCAGCGAATGCCGGAGGAGTGGCTACTTCTGCTCTGGAAATGTCTCAGAACAGTGAGCGTCTGAGTTGGACATTTGAGGAAGTGGATGAGAAACTGCATCAGATTATGGTTGATATTTGTCATCGGATGGCAGATGCGGCTGAGCGTTACGGCGTGAAAGGAAACTATGTAGTAGGAGCGAATATTGCAGGATTCGAGAAAGTGGCAGATGCCATGAACGCGCAGGGGATTTGTTAA
- a CDS encoding phosphoribosylformylglycinamidine synthase: MNGVRRVYVEKKPEFAVQAKELNQEIKSYLGIRTVKNVRVLNRYDVENLSDETFERACNGIFAEPPVDILYLEEFPAAEGSSVFSVEYLPGQFDQRADSAVQCVQFIKEDEQPVIKTATTYVIEGEITAEEMAAIKDHCINPVDSRETGMEKPETLVTVYDEPADVKIFDGFKDMPEEELKELYSSLGLAMTFKDFQHIQRYFKSEEDRDSSMTEIRVLDTYWSDHCRHTTFSTELTDVTFGEGDYKTPIEDTYRRYLADHSEIFKGREDKFVCLMDLALMAMRKLKKEGKLEDQEESEEINACSIVVPVEVDGVEEEWLVNFKNETHNHPTEIEPFGGAATCLGGAIRDPLSGRTYVYQAMRVTGAADPTVSVKETLKGKLPQKKLVRGAAHGYSSYGNQIGLATGMVKEIYHPDYVAKRMEIGAVMGAAPRRAVIRETSDPGDIIILLGGRTGRDGCGGATGSSKVHTEESIETCGAEVQKGNAPTERKIQRMFRREEVSKLIKKCNDFGAGGVSVAIGELAAGLKVDLDKVPKKYAGLDGTEIAISESQERMAVVVDPKDVAEFLGYAKEENLEAVEVAVVTEEPRLVLNWRGKDIVNISRAFLDTNGAHQETKVEVEIPNRENCPLVKSEIADVKAKWLETLSDLNVCSQKGLVEMFDGSIGAGSVFMPHGGKYQQTETQSMVAKLPVLTGKCDTVTMMSFGFDPYLSSWSPYHGAVYAVTESIAKIVANGGDFSKIRFTFQEYFRRMTEDPKRWSQPFVALLGAYDAQLGFGLPSIGGKDSMSGTFQDIDVPPTLVSFAVDVAKEKDIITPELKKAGNKLVWLRIEKNDYDLPVYASVMDQYGKFRADIQAGNIVSAYALDRHGVIPAVSKMAFGNGFGVKIEHNMDARELFAPAFGDLVAEVPAECVEKLAITYTVIGEVLAEPKFTYADTEISLKEAVETWKAPLEKVFATVSDENSDEPVESKLYDTKDIHICTHKIAQPTVFIPVFPGTNCEYDSARAFERAGAKANVKVFRNMDAEDIRDSVAEFEKAIAQAQIIMFPGGFSAGDEPDGSAKFFATAFQNAKLKEAVQKLLNERDGLVLGICNGFQTLVKLGLVPHGDIVGQTPDSPTLTYNTIGRHISKMVYTKVVTNKSPWLAQAQLGGVYVNPASHGEGRFVASKEWLDKLFANGQVATQYCDLDGNVSMNEEWNVNGSYMAIEGITSPDGRVLGKMAHSERRADAVAMNIYGEQDLRIFESGVAYFK; encoded by the coding sequence ATGAACGGCGTAAGAAGAGTTTATGTGGAAAAGAAACCGGAGTTTGCTGTACAGGCAAAAGAACTGAATCAGGAGATCAAGAGCTATCTTGGAATCCGCACAGTAAAAAATGTGCGTGTCCTGAATCGCTACGATGTAGAGAATCTTTCAGACGAAACATTTGAACGTGCCTGCAATGGTATTTTTGCAGAACCGCCTGTGGACATCTTGTATCTGGAGGAATTTCCGGCAGCAGAAGGAAGCAGCGTTTTTTCAGTGGAATATCTTCCGGGACAGTTTGACCAGAGAGCAGATTCTGCAGTACAGTGTGTACAGTTTATTAAAGAAGATGAACAGCCGGTTATCAAGACAGCAACAACGTATGTGATTGAAGGTGAAATAACAGCAGAAGAGATGGCAGCAATTAAAGATCACTGCATTAATCCGGTAGATTCAAGAGAGACAGGCATGGAGAAACCGGAAACACTTGTAACGGTATACGATGAACCGGCAGATGTTAAGATCTTTGACGGTTTTAAAGATATGCCGGAGGAAGAATTAAAAGAGTTATATAGTTCTCTTGGACTTGCAATGACATTTAAAGATTTCCAGCATATCCAGAGATATTTCAAATCAGAAGAAGACAGAGATTCGTCTATGACAGAGATCCGTGTACTTGATACATACTGGTCTGATCATTGCCGTCATACAACATTTTCTACAGAATTAACAGATGTAACTTTTGGAGAGGGAGACTATAAAACTCCGATTGAAGATACATACCGTCGTTATCTTGCAGATCACAGTGAGATTTTCAAAGGACGTGAAGATAAATTTGTATGTCTGATGGATCTGGCACTGATGGCAATGCGCAAATTAAAAAAAGAAGGAAAATTAGAAGACCAGGAAGAATCAGAAGAAATCAACGCCTGCAGTATCGTTGTGCCGGTTGAGGTAGATGGTGTAGAAGAAGAGTGGCTTGTAAACTTTAAAAATGAGACACATAACCATCCGACAGAGATTGAACCGTTTGGTGGAGCTGCCACATGTCTTGGCGGTGCAATCCGTGACCCGTTATCAGGACGTACTTATGTATACCAGGCGATGCGTGTAACAGGTGCAGCAGATCCAACAGTCTCTGTAAAGGAGACGCTGAAGGGAAAACTTCCTCAGAAGAAGCTCGTTCGAGGCGCTGCACACGGCTATAGTTCTTATGGTAATCAGATCGGACTTGCAACAGGTATGGTAAAAGAAATCTACCATCCGGATTATGTTGCAAAACGTATGGAAATCGGTGCGGTTATGGGTGCTGCTCCGAGACGTGCGGTTATCCGTGAGACATCCGATCCGGGAGATATCATTATTCTTTTAGGAGGACGTACCGGACGTGATGGCTGCGGCGGTGCTACAGGTTCTTCAAAAGTACATACGGAAGAGTCTATTGAGACTTGCGGTGCAGAAGTGCAGAAAGGAAACGCTCCGACAGAACGTAAGATTCAGAGAATGTTCCGTCGTGAAGAAGTCAGCAAATTGATCAAGAAATGTAATGACTTTGGAGCAGGCGGTGTATCTGTAGCAATCGGAGAATTAGCTGCCGGTCTGAAAGTAGATCTGGATAAGGTTCCGAAGAAATACGCAGGGCTTGACGGAACAGAAATTGCAATCTCTGAGTCTCAGGAACGTATGGCTGTTGTTGTGGATCCAAAAGATGTTGCGGAATTTCTCGGATATGCAAAAGAAGAAAACCTCGAAGCAGTAGAAGTAGCAGTTGTAACAGAAGAGCCGCGTCTTGTACTGAATTGGAGAGGAAAAGATATTGTTAATATTTCCCGTGCATTCCTTGATACGAACGGTGCGCATCAGGAGACCAAAGTAGAAGTAGAAATTCCAAATAGAGAGAATTGTCCGCTTGTGAAGTCAGAAATTGCTGATGTAAAGGCAAAATGGCTTGAAACATTAAGCGATCTTAATGTCTGCTCACAAAAAGGACTTGTGGAGATGTTTGACGGTTCTATTGGAGCAGGAAGTGTATTCATGCCTCACGGTGGAAAATACCAGCAGACAGAAACACAGAGTATGGTAGCAAAACTTCCGGTATTAACAGGAAAATGCGATACGGTTACAATGATGAGTTTTGGATTTGATCCGTATTTGTCAAGTTGGAGTCCATATCATGGAGCTGTTTATGCAGTAACAGAATCTATTGCAAAGATTGTTGCCAACGGCGGCGATTTTAGTAAGATCCGTTTTACTTTCCAGGAATACTTCCGCCGTATGACAGAAGATCCAAAGAGATGGAGTCAGCCTTTTGTGGCATTGCTTGGAGCATATGATGCACAGCTTGGATTTGGTCTTCCGTCCATCGGAGGAAAAGACAGTATGTCAGGAACATTCCAGGATATTGATGTTCCTCCGACACTTGTTTCATTTGCAGTAGACGTTGCAAAAGAAAAAGATATTATTACTCCGGAATTAAAGAAGGCAGGCAATAAGCTTGTATGGCTTCGAATCGAGAAAAATGATTATGATCTTCCGGTATATGCATCTGTTATGGATCAGTATGGAAAATTCCGTGCAGATATTCAGGCAGGAAATATTGTTTCTGCATATGCATTGGATCGTCATGGCGTAATTCCGGCTGTCAGCAAGATGGCATTTGGTAACGGCTTTGGTGTGAAGATTGAGCATAACATGGATGCACGCGAACTGTTTGCACCTGCATTTGGCGATCTTGTAGCAGAAGTTCCGGCAGAATGTGTAGAAAAACTTGCAATTACATATACTGTGATCGGTGAAGTACTTGCAGAACCGAAATTTACATATGCTGACACAGAGATTTCTCTGAAAGAAGCGGTTGAGACATGGAAAGCTCCGCTTGAAAAGGTATTTGCAACAGTTTCTGATGAAAATAGCGATGAGCCGGTAGAAAGCAAATTGTACGATACAAAAGACATTCACATCTGTACACATAAGATTGCACAGCCGACAGTATTTATTCCGGTATTTCCGGGAACAAACTGTGAGTATGACAGTGCAAGAGCATTTGAGCGTGCAGGTGCTAAAGCGAATGTAAAAGTATTTAGAAATATGGATGCAGAAGATATTCGTGACTCTGTAGCAGAATTTGAAAAGGCGATTGCCCAGGCACAGATTATTATGTTCCCTGGCGGATTCTCAGCAGGAGATGAACCGGATGGTTCTGCGAAGTTCTTTGCAACCGCATTCCAGAATGCGAAGCTGAAAGAAGCAGTGCAGAAATTGTTAAATGAGCGTGACGGACTTGTACTTGGTATCTGTAATGGTTTCCAGACACTTGTAAAACTGGGACTTGTACCGCACGGAGATATTGTAGGTCAGACACCGGATTCTCCGACACTGACATATAATACGATTGGACGCCATATTTCTAAGATGGTATATACAAAGGTAGTTACAAACAAATCCCCATGGCTTGCGCAGGCACAGCTTGGCGGTGTTTATGTAAATCCTGCATCACATGGAGAAGGTCGGTTCGTTGCCAGCAAGGAGTGGCTTGATAAGCTGTTTGCAAATGGTCAGGTAGCAACACAGTATTGTGATCTGGATGGAAATGTAAGCATGAATGAAGAGTGGAATGTAAACGGCTCTTATATGGCAATTGAAGGTATTACAAGTCCGGATGGACGTGTGCTTGGTAAGATGGCACACTCAGAAAGAAGAGCAGACGCTGTTGCAATGAATATTTATGGAGAACAGGATCTGAGAATCTTTGAATCAGGAGTTGCATATTTCAAATAA
- a CDS encoding TIGR01906 family membrane protein — protein sequence MSQRKRWIYEIAAVAGALLIIFAGVLASFDIAVYGDPKYRFYEKEYIKYQVTEPLEMELEDVMHVTKYMMSYLRGQEQELSIVTTVEGKKQDFFNEQDRFHMEEVKGLFLGGLKLMRISFVIGLVLLGWIGWKTERRYGIVSKAVLIALGLFAAAAILLGSFCYVNFTKIFEIFHEIFFDNDLWLFDPATDYMIRMLPEGFFFDMVVRIGGCFGIFFVLLLLGAVVRRYFYRRTIRKE from the coding sequence ATGAGTCAGAGAAAGAGATGGATTTATGAGATAGCAGCAGTGGCAGGAGCGTTGCTGATTATTTTCGCAGGAGTTCTTGCAAGTTTTGATATTGCAGTTTATGGTGATCCGAAATACCGTTTTTATGAAAAAGAATATATAAAATATCAGGTAACCGAACCATTGGAAATGGAACTGGAAGATGTCATGCATGTGACAAAATATATGATGTCATATTTGCGTGGTCAGGAGCAGGAACTATCAATTGTAACGACCGTAGAGGGAAAGAAACAGGATTTTTTCAATGAGCAGGATCGATTTCATATGGAAGAGGTAAAAGGACTATTTCTTGGAGGCCTGAAGCTGATGAGGATCTCATTTGTAATTGGGCTTGTCCTTTTGGGTTGGATCGGATGGAAGACGGAGCGAAGGTATGGGATTGTATCGAAAGCAGTTTTGATTGCGCTCGGGCTCTTTGCGGCAGCAGCGATTCTTCTCGGCAGTTTTTGTTATGTGAATTTTACGAAAATTTTTGAAATCTTTCATGAAATCTTTTTTGATAATGATCTCTGGCTGTTTGATCCGGCAACAGATTATATGATACGGATGCTGCCGGAAGGCTTTTTCTTCGATATGGTTGTTCGAATCGGCGGATGCTTTGGAATATTTTTTGTGCTGCTTCTTTTGGGAGCGGTTGTGCGAAGATATTTTTATAGAAGGACAATAAGAAAAGAATAA
- a CDS encoding LysR family transcriptional regulator produces MDINYELYKVFYYVATTLSFSEASKQLFISQSAVSQSIKTLEKKLDQPLFIRSTKKVRLTPEGEILLRHIEPAMNLIRRGEAQLTDTAFTGGQIRIGASDTICRYFLVPYLKQFHKEFPNAHIKVTNQTSIRCVELLETGQADFIVTNYPNTALTNLYSIKKIKRFQDVFIASHAFLELKNRRVSFAELLKYPLLMLDKQSTTSEFLHNLFQQRQLDLVPEAELSSNDLLIDLARIGLGIAFVPDFCVPQDSKELFILDTEESLPSRELVIAYNEHVPVSKAAAHFMSYFEELS; encoded by the coding sequence ATGGATATTAACTATGAATTATATAAAGTATTCTATTACGTTGCAACAACACTAAGCTTCTCAGAAGCATCAAAACAGCTTTTTATATCCCAGTCCGCAGTCAGTCAGTCCATTAAAACATTGGAAAAAAAACTGGATCAGCCTCTGTTCATCCGAAGTACCAAAAAAGTGCGTCTTACGCCGGAAGGCGAGATCCTTCTCCGCCATATCGAACCGGCTATGAATCTGATTCGCCGCGGAGAAGCACAGCTCACTGACACTGCCTTTACCGGAGGACAGATCCGTATCGGTGCCAGTGATACCATCTGCCGCTATTTCCTCGTACCCTATTTAAAGCAATTCCATAAGGAATTTCCAAACGCACATATAAAGGTAACAAACCAGACTTCTATCCGCTGTGTAGAACTTCTGGAAACCGGTCAGGCAGACTTCATCGTTACAAACTATCCGAATACGGCCCTGACAAATTTATATTCTATCAAAAAGATTAAACGCTTTCAGGATGTGTTTATTGCCAGCCACGCCTTTCTTGAACTGAAAAACCGCCGGGTTAGTTTTGCTGAACTTCTAAAATATCCATTATTAATGCTGGATAAACAGAGTACCACCAGCGAATTCCTACATAATCTGTTCCAACAGCGCCAACTGGATCTTGTTCCGGAAGCAGAATTAAGCAGCAATGATCTGCTCATTGATCTTGCACGCATCGGTCTTGGGATTGCTTTTGTCCCAGATTTCTGTGTACCCCAAGACTCTAAAGAACTCTTTATTTTAGATACAGAAGAATCTCTTCCTTCCCGGGAACTTGTCATCGCTTACAATGAACATGTGCCTGTTTCAAAGGCAGCCGCACATTTTATGTCTTATTTTGAGGAACTTTCCTAA